The following are from one region of the Entelurus aequoreus isolate RoL-2023_Sb linkage group LG17, RoL_Eaeq_v1.1, whole genome shotgun sequence genome:
- the LOC133632518 gene encoding oocyte zinc finger protein XlCOF6.1-like — protein MDDYCYAKMATSAKREHERESAPPTENNLKSEDEDVRQLIGNLEEVSPQLGGSSTLKQETPQPPCIKKEEEELCITQEGECLLGREESDYTKFPLSILSVKTDDDEEKPQADNLLAPLSDSEAEDEVEEPLSSDTDCEGDMRTHTDNKHSECSTKKRGKKCLSCSVCAKSFAKKSHLTQHMRTHIGEKPFKCLVCGKSFSLNCRLTQHMRTHTGEKTFNGAVCGKSFSQNSYLTQHMRTHTGEKPFNCSVCGKSFSQNRTLTKHMKTHTGEKTFHCSVCGKGFSQNVHLTQHMTTHTGEKPFNCSVCGKRFYRNYRLTQHMKTHIGEKPFKCLVCGKSFSQNCRLTLHMRTHTGENTCNCSVCGKIFSRNSSLTEHMRRHTGEKPFNCSVCGENFSIKSQLTEHIRTHTGEKPFSCSVCSKRFPHNADAVKHIRTHKGK, from the exons atggacgactactgctatgctaagatggcgacgtccgctaaaagagaacatgaaagagaatcagcgccaccaacggagAACAATCTGAAAAGCGAAGATGAAG acgtccggcagctgatcggtaatctagaagaagtttcccctcagttaggggggagctccactttgaagcaggagactccacaaccaccctgcattaaaaaggaagaggaggaactctgcatcactcaggagggagagtgtcttctaggacgagaggaatctgattacaccaagtttccactgagtattctctctgtgaagactgacgatgatgaagagaaaccacaagcagacaacctcttagctccactatcagatagtgaggctgaagacgaggttgaagaacctttgagcagcgatacagactgtgaaggtgatatgaggactcacactgacaacaaacactctgaatgctctacaaagaagagaggtaaaaaatgtttgagctgctcagtttgtgctaaaagttttgctaaaaagagccatttgactcaacacatgagaacacacatagGTGAGAAACCATTTAAATGTttagtttgtggcaaaagttttTCTCTAAATTgccgtttgactcaacacatgagaacacacacaggtgaaaaaacatttaatggtgcagtttgtggaaaaagcttttctcaaaatagctatttgactcaacacatgagaacacacacaggtgaaaaaccttttaattgttcagtttgtggaaaaagcttttctcaaaataggactttgactaaacacatgaaaacacacacaggtgaaaaaacatttcattgttcagtttgtggcaaaggcTTTTCTCAAAATgtccatttgactcaacacatgacaacacacacaggtgaaaaaccatttaattgttcagtttgtggcaaaagattTTATCGAAATTaccgtttgactcaacacatgaaaacacacatcgGTGAGAAACCATTTaaatgtttagtttgtggtaaaagcttttctcaaaattgccGTTTGActctacacatgagaacacacacaggtgaaaacacatgtaattgttcagtttgtggcaaaatctTTTCTCGGAATAGCTCTTTGACcgaacacatgagaagacacacaggtgaaaaaccatttaactgttcgGTTTGTGGTGAAAACTTTTCTATTAAGAGCCAATTGActgaacacataagaacacacacaggtgaaaaaccatttagttgttcagtgtgctctAAAAGGTTTCcacataatgcagacgcagtaaaacacataagaacacacaagggaaaataa